The sequence below is a genomic window from Mesoplodon densirostris isolate mMesDen1 chromosome 12, mMesDen1 primary haplotype, whole genome shotgun sequence.
TGCGTTTACACAAGACACAAACATGATGTGGGAAAGTTGGAGCTGAGGACAAAGGAAATCCTGAGTAAAAATGTCTGTGAAACAGCCAGTCTTCCAGGGTCAGCTTAAGATGTTCAAGAGTTATCAAATTGGTGGGCCTCAAGTAAAGGTGTCTAATGGATGAAGGAACCAGGTTCCAGATGCAATGAACAGAAAATTGGCTAAGGTCTCTCTCACAGGATGAGAGTAGTTGGAAGGAGGGATCTGGAAGCCCCAGGAGGGTGCAGGTGTCTGTGGGTCTGGATGGGAAGGCGGGGCAGTGATTCAGCCTATTTCtcttattgcccctcccccacactcaggagccctttgtgacaaggccacagctctgtgatgcaggcctggggttctgccatcaagtgaactcccagtgctctgttgcctgagggCAGCAATGCAATTCAGAAGATGGAGAATCTCTTTTCTTCGAAAAACATTGTTGCTATCTGGCTGAGATGCAGCCCAACTTCCTGGGTGATTAATATCATCCTTGGGTTCCTGTGTGGACTGGTGCTCTTCCTAATGTTACTTCCCTGCTTCCAGAGTAATCCATTCTTAGCACCACCTAGGAAACATAGAAACATCAGGAAGGTAAGAAACCTTTGGCTTAATCCCAGCAGagattatctctttttttcttattcttatttccaCTTTTCTAAACCACCTAGAGAGACTCCTGAGATGGGAACTCTCAGAAAAGTATAGAACATCATCCTTCTAGGGAAAAGCCAGGCCAGAGAGGGGTTAGAGTGGGCATGAGGATTTCTAGCCTGAGATCTTAGACCAGGAGTTCAGGTATGGTAGAGGGCTCCAGGGCAAGTCCCAAATGCCGTGACTAATAATGGTCAAGGACTGGATTACTAAGAGTTCAATCTCTGCAGGAAGGCTGACCCCTGAGCCCTGGTTCACCAGCCACCTACCCACAGCGGGTGTCACAAGTGAGACCTTCCTCTGTGTTGGGGCTGAGCCCCTGAGAGCctgagagaagaggctggagtGGAGGTCTGGCCTTGGGAAGCAGAATCCTATCTGACAAAGCTCACGTGGGCATTTAGGTCtgagaatgtgtgtgtttcttgATCAGAGGAACAGTGACAGAAGAAATCTATGgtgattaaaacttaaaaaatccttcttgggcttccctggtggtgcagtggttgagagtccccctgccaatgcaggggacgcgggttcgtgccccagtctgggaagatcccacgtgccacggagcggctgggcctgtgagccatggccgctgagcctgtgcgtccggagcctgtgctccgcaatgggagaggccacagcagtgagaggcccgtgtaccacagaaaaaaaacaaaaaaaaaaacaaaaaaaaaacctttgcactcttcaaagaagaaaaactgaaaatattgttatccactttaaaaataagtaaaaggggaaaaaaacccacagagtTTTAGTTAAATGTAGAAAGTCATGTTGTTCATGAACACAGCTTGCCTAGATAGAGGACAGTGAGAGTTGGGTGTTCGCCCctcattttttcttctctctcagcatcaagtagagctgaaggggaggagcaggagtaggaagaaaagtGGATCTTTGAAAGGTAAGCCTTTGCCATTCAGCCCTGCGCACCCCCGAGAGTTAGCTTCCATCTCTCCTAACCCTGAGGGCCCAGCTTCACGGTCTCTGAGGATGCCAGTGGCAGAGCTTATTCCTCAGGAAACAGAGCCTGAGCCTAATTAACGTGGAAGCACTTTGCAAAGGACAAACCCTTTTCAAGTGAGACTTACCATCACTGTCAGGGACATGTGGTCTTGGACACTGATACTTGGGCTCCAGAGTCTAATCCTCCAAAGATTTCCCTTAAAGGGCCATTGCACTCAGCCTCCTGAAAGACTCTTAGGCCTCTGCCTTCACCACCATGACCCAGTCTCCTGATTTCCAGCTTGCAGAGattgcctggaagaactggaggggaCTCACAACCTGGTTTCACTTCTGCAAAGGTAAAGaatctttccccttctctcctgggtCGTCCTTCCTCCCAGAGCCTATAATGtgaccccagccctgggagggggagCCATGGGAGGGCGTGGCTAAGGCCCTAGAGTGAGGGAGAGCAGGAGCTTTATGAAGTCAgtgtgggggcagaggagggttcTTGGGCTGCAggtgcccagccctgcctgtcCTGTCCAGCCATCCTGGCCCCATCTGCTCTCCTACagctgcctggggaggcttcctggcaagGACAACTTTCATCAGCTCTCATGTCAAGACCCTCCTGGTGAGGCGTGCAAAGCAGtgcctgctggagcctgtggaaGATACTGCTCGAAGGGTTGGGAACCCTGCATGAACACCTCCTGTAGGGTTTCCTTCCTTGATCCAGACACTCGAGAGGTGCTGGAAGCACATATTATAAGGTTTGGGGTAAAGCACAGGTGGACCCTACCCCTCAAGGTCCTCAAGGCCATAAATGTCTTTAAGTTGaaaaagttccaaccctccaccGTTCTGCAGTTTGCCTCTTCCCCTGCAGCTACCTGTGTGTCTGGGTCCCACTCAACAGTCCAGTTTGCTGAGTTCCTGGAGAAACCTCCTCAGGctcattcaggagagaaggtgaTAACAGAAGAGTCAGTTCCTACCCTGAAgaggcctctccttgtcccctcaACTGTGTGTAAGGAAATCCAGAGTGCCCTGGGAGCGATTCCATCTGGTGACTACCATGGGCCCTCAAAGGCTTCTCTGACTGGACAGGAGGGCAGGCCACCTTCTCAGTCCCTCACACTCAGCCTTGtgggcagaacctggaagagtgagactgtggaatgggtcaagagggacagcctagagccaggtccaagttcagcaatggtcaggaatgagccaagagaggagagtggtggtcagGCCTCAGGAGACCCCTGCCATAGGGTAACAGTGATGGAGGTGAACTTAGGATCCCAGTctttgagaggtgaagaggccagggaggctgtggaggccaagcagtctcctgctcttcaaccacagtctcgtgttatcttggaaaccaaagtgttgacaaaatcccaaaccacaaatgTACATATGAGGAGTTTAGAGGTGCCAGGGGCCAGTAAAAGTTTCCTACTACCTAGAATGTCTGTTTTCCAACATCCAGGTGAGCCATGCCTTAACATGGAGGTTGCTAGTGAGTTTAACTCCAAAGTAAAGGTACAGTCAGACAACCAGCTTcaggactttcccaaacacaggttccttgctgcagacaacttggcttctcaggtgcctcagtgccatccccagagagtcctcaccagagaCAGGTTAGCTTCCCAGGAGCCAAGTGGCCTTATGGAAGCCCAAAGGAGCAAcctagggcagcaggagcccaaaacttcaaaactccaagactcatggaagagccagagcaagatgATTGCCCCTACTTACAAAAGAGAGGACTGTAGGAGGCATAAACCAGGAGAGCATGAAGAAAGGTTTAAAGAATTAGGGACCTCTCAAGCTGGAAGTATGAGCCgccctgcccaggtcaggggaataacagactctattgggagcagatgtctccagcgCATGCCAGAGAAGAAACATAGCCCTCCAGAAagcctcttcagaaaaaggatgatgctatttttaaagtggattttccccaagaaaaaagtcaatggtcgagatgctctgcaaaaaaaaaagcccatatcaGCCACTGCCCAGAGTCACGGATCAGTCAAAAGCAGATCAACCTTGAAGAGTGAGACTGCTGAGGGTCGGGCAGGCATGACAGCTGTTGGACAGATCCTAGAAGAAAAAAGAGCGATTCACCATGGACTTCATGCCACAAAGTTAAATGGACACAAACTGGAGTTCCAAGTCCCAGTATGTGGGCGtttctgctgccacaggcttacctcctacccagagcaacggagaatgatgggttctacagcctgcagtcataaagccacctccaagggccagagttgttctatcagggaaagggaagtcagacaccaaCATAGTTTGAAAAGTGTAAGGTTCGAagatgagcagctgggcctaaggtgcctcccatccttgccccccAAGAAGGGTTTGTTTCCAGTTAGTACCTGCCAGTATGGGCCAAGGATTCCAGGTGCCCCGGCCCGCCATCAACACtgtccaaggcattgtcatctttggggaggtgtcttgcctggtcgacagtaaaatccttctttagtcttccctttagtaggaaaacatgtctccaagtaaaaattcagtccatgtagagaaaatgattttctcattagcacatccaagatatttaatgttccccaatacatgtatgtatatatgtatatattttctaataaaagcatagtGTAATGGCTGCTGTCTGTGCTGTGCACTTTGTCTTCTAGAAGGGAAGGGCATGGAGGGAGGTTGACAGTAGCATCACAAGCTTGCTCCTTGTCTCGTGTCCCTTCATTGCACCTTATAATACTGTCATTACacaaaccaaaattactctaacaATGAGATGGGAAAAACCTATGAAACCCACACCCAAGGATCTGGTTCAAccagtctttctcctccttctatgCTACTTTGAACTTTATGCAACTGTAGTGGATAGGTTTACACGATAGGGCTGGAGATTCCAATTCAGGCTCCAGGAAGTGTCAGAGCCAAGTGGATGGAAGTTTGGGGGGAATAGAGTATGGGCTCTGAGTTCAGAAACAGGAGAAAGCTTGCCCCTGGATCTCTTGGTAGGGAATATACAACATCTGCTCTTAagagttccttctctctctgatgaAGGTTGGGATTGAGATATGCCCTATGAACCCCTTTTAGCTTAGCCATAATAAAATGTACAGCatcaccctcccccacctctgtttTTCCTATACTTTAGAGCAGCAGCAAGGATGGCATTTCCAGCTCTGTGTGTGTAGGTGGGGGGAGTATCAGGGAGGCTGCTGAGGGCTGTGTTGAGTCCAGTCCCATATAAATGAATGGCTATGTTCATGGGTCACCTACCTTCCACTCTATGTTAACCCCAGAGAAGGAGTTTTGGATGAATGGAATAGGGGTGTGACTGTGGGTAGTAACTATCTGGTGGTCAAACACTGTGAATTTAGGGTGGGATGTAGGTGTAGAAAAATCACTGGATCCAAGGAAGGAAGCAAAGTGGTACCAGATTCCCATAAATGTGCAATTCTGAAAGAGCAGCCCCCTGACATACAACCACCATCTAAAGGCCTAAAGGGGAGGAAAAGTTAAGGGTCCAGTAGCTCATCATGGCCCCACCCCAGGGTCTCTACCCTATTCCAACTCTAagatcacagacctagagaaaccACCTTTAGGTCAAAACAGAAAGTCAAACTTATAGAAGTAAAGCAAATCAGGGAAAGTTAATCTCTTAATACTATATTTAATAAGCTTACACATCATCACCTCTTGACTTTTAGAAAGGATAACTTAACAATAGGTGTAAAAGCCAGGACTAGGGAACTTGGGATGTGACTCCTAGTCTGGTGACCTTCACATAAACACATGGCCCAAGGACTGCtccaggggagaggtggggactgGCTTGTGATTGTGTAGTAAGCCTTGCCTGTCTCCCAGTCCTTGAtcaccccagagcctggcaggtgAAGAAGCAATCAGACAGGATTTGTGGTGGTGTGGAGGTGACCTGTGCAAAGTGGATGGGGCAGGGTGCAATCCAGGAGTGTTCCACTGATCTGCTTCTGGCACAGCTTTTCTTGTCTCCTGACCCCCATCCATATGGAAAAgcagggagatgaggaagaattTCTCTAGAGTGATTTGGTGCTTTCTGCCATGTGCAGGGCGCATGGTGGACACAGCTCCAGGTGGTGTCTTTCTCAGTGTGGAGATTTCTATTCCAGCTGATGCCCCTGATCCAGATGACAACAGAAATggaccccatcccccatccctgtCAGGCCCCTCAACACGTGGAAATGCTGtgacctggggtggagggggcagagtGAGCACAGGACTGCTCACACCCCTGGTTTCTCCCTGGAGCCAGGCCCTACCTCTGGGCCCCAATTCCCAAGGCAGCCTCCAGAatgggcacagcagtgagagtggagCCAGGACTTGTGGGAGGGGTCGGTACCCAGAGGAAAGAGTTGACAGGGCTGGGACCTGAGCCTGGCTGCTGCTGGGTCCTCTCAGGGGCACCCAGAAGTGAGTTCTGGGAATATGGGGAAGCTGGACTTGGACCCCTCGGCTCCTGCTGGGAGAGTGCCACAgacaggtgatgctgatggaacagcaagaaaacagaaagaagcaaGTCCCTTTGCCCTTCTCTTGCTGCTCCGTCATCCATAAGGTACAGTAAGACAAGAAATTgagagaccaaaagaaaaaaagaaatggagagacccAGAGACAATACACAAAGATTTCACAGACACACCTCTCAAGAGAGACTTCTCACACAAACACCTTTCTCAGAGATCACATACTGAGACCTCACACAGGGACCTCATGTTGCTTCACAGACCCTCAGACAGAAACCTAGCACAGATTTAACAGATTTCCCAGAGATACCTTCCAAAGGGACCTCATACAGAGACTTCACACAGAGATCTCACCCAGAGACAACACACAGAGACTTGGCACAAAGACCTCACAGAGACCTCACATCTATTCTTCAGTATCCATTGACAAGTCTTTCTTAGTGAATATGAAACCACTTAGCAAACTGGCAGCATGATAAATATATCATCAGTTGTGCCCCTCTGAGATCCACCAGACACTCACTGTCAGCATTACTCTAAATGGGGAAATGTTTGagaagttttgttcttttgtaatGTCACTGCCTCTGAACAAAAGAATTATACATTGCAAATGTAGATTTGCAAATTTCATTGTTAGGTGTTCATTAGCTTGAAAAtcacaaattacatttttttatttctatttattttagaagaatgaagaaaataatgtttatttcttagaaatgcatgtagtactctatttttttatttttaaaaaattttattggagtatagttgatttacaaatttgtgttagtttcaggtgtacagcaaagtgagccagttatacatatacacatgtccactttttttaaagattcttttcccatataggccattacagagtattgagtagagttccccgtgctatacagtaggttattattatctattttatatatagtagtgtgtatatgtcaatcccaatctcccaatttatccttccccccttatctcctggtaaccataagttttcattttgtacccttttttttaggaGAATCACAAATTTTAAGCACAACTAAAACACTGTCAGTCTCCAGTGAGGGAAAATATTTGTCCAGTTTTAGTTATCATCCAGTCAAATGGTATCTGgcacattttttactttattgaggACAAAACTTAAACTTGAGATGGCTTACTTGTTTCCTttggaaacataagaaaaacctgcaacaaagGTACTCTAGGaatgaaataaaccaagaaagaagcaTCCGGACTCACATTCA
It includes:
- the LOC132499764 gene encoding spermatogenesis-associated protein 31A6-like isoform X1: MENLFSSKNIVAIWLRCSPTSWVINIILGFLCGLVLFLMLLPCFQSNPFLAPPRKHRNIRKHQVELKGRSRSRKKSGSLKACRDCLEELEGTHNLVSLLQSCLGRLPGKDNFHQLSCQDPPGEACKAVPAGACGRYCSKGWEPCMNTSCRVSFLDPDTREVLEAHIIRFGVKHRWTLPLKVLKAINVFKLKKFQPSTVLQFASSPAATCVSGSHSTVQFAEFLEKPPQAHSGEKVITEESVPTLKRPLLVPSTVCKEIQSALGAIPSGDYHGPSKASLTGQEGRPPSQSLTLSLVGRTWKSETVEWVKRDSLEPGPSSAMVRNEPREESGGQASGDPCHRVTVMEVNLGSQSLRGEEAREAVEAKQSPALQPQSRVILETKVLTKSQTTNVHMRSLEVPGASKSFLLPRMSVFQHPGEPCLNMEVASEFNSKVKVQSDNQLQDFPKHRFLAADNLASQVPQCHPQRVLTRDRLASQEPSGLMEAQRSNLGQQEPKTSKLQDSWKSQSKMIAPTYKREDCRRHKPGEHEERFKELGTSQAGSMSRPAQVRGITDSIGSRCLQRMPEKKHSPPESLFRKRMMLFLKWIFPKKKVNGRDALQKKKPISATAQSHGSVKSRSTLKSETAEGRAGMTAVGQILEEKRAIHHGLHATKLNGHKLEFQVPVCGRFCCHRLTSYPEQRRMMGSTACSHKATSKGQSCSIREREVRHQHSLKSVRFEDEQLGLRCLPSLPPKKGLFPVSTCQYGPRIPGAPARHQHCPRHCHLWGGVLPGRQ
- the LOC132499764 gene encoding putative spermatogenesis-associated protein 31C1 isoform X2, encoding MAGNIFHPRHQVELKGRSRSRKKSGSLKACRDCLEELEGTHNLVSLLQSCLGRLPGKDNFHQLSCQDPPGEACKAVPAGACGRYCSKGWEPCMNTSCRVSFLDPDTREVLEAHIIRFGVKHRWTLPLKVLKAINVFKLKKFQPSTVLQFASSPAATCVSGSHSTVQFAEFLEKPPQAHSGEKVITEESVPTLKRPLLVPSTVCKEIQSALGAIPSGDYHGPSKASLTGQEGRPPSQSLTLSLVGRTWKSETVEWVKRDSLEPGPSSAMVRNEPREESGGQASGDPCHRVTVMEVNLGSQSLRGEEAREAVEAKQSPALQPQSRVILETKVLTKSQTTNVHMRSLEVPGASKSFLLPRMSVFQHPGEPCLNMEVASEFNSKVKVQSDNQLQDFPKHRFLAADNLASQVPQCHPQRVLTRDRLASQEPSGLMEAQRSNLGQQEPKTSKLQDSWKSQSKMIAPTYKREDCRRHKPGEHEERFKELGTSQAGSMSRPAQVRGITDSIGSRCLQRMPEKKHSPPESLFRKRMMLFLKWIFPKKKVNGRDALQKKKPISATAQSHGSVKSRSTLKSETAEGRAGMTAVGQILEEKRAIHHGLHATKLNGHKLEFQVPVCGRFCCHRLTSYPEQRRMMGSTACSHKATSKGQSCSIREREVRHQHSLKSVRFEDEQLGLRCLPSLPPKKGLFPVSTCQYGPRIPGAPARHQHCPRHCHLWGGVLPGRQ